From one Aspergillus fumigatus Af293 chromosome 8, whole genome shotgun sequence genomic stretch:
- a CDS encoding NDT80/PhoG-like DNA-binding family protein — translation MEGFDTMAMPYLASPLSLGNMQGADYLNAMPGIDLPDQRSNFDSDTFVSGEDIPPFTQHSLPNTLKRFSSGYDDPFTEMVTPFDPAPSEQPPDSSIDHNNKLLSFSMPAYNFTLLDYSLRRTSLSLSAQLHGMFFLAESPWTTSPTENAPPQQGAELTCYRRNLFQITGSVTLPRSLRYIMTEQGDRIPILAQELCVSATESVEGNSVKIISVPWKTPAANGNQPTDDNGASNSNAKVEKEPPPIPLDIMAGQDLDTDYATFPIAWKRLQFRVATANNGRRKELQQHFVVRLKVVATLSTGAKIPICEVHSGPVIVRGRSPRNFQSRKDLPLSGSAAASRKSAQAATLNRTPTSDTDHRPSLTPGKAKSTAKSTSPDTSLPQSTIAAQRQSSPDWTHIPHSSGGALSSTPLPQPSLYPQSTPEFSRMTDSQRRSSVMAAPINLSLLDDDTTGEGVNLVDSARPGSSYANDVSHKSHDMGSSAPPTKMRKLSHSVSQAPSRSTSTSLPLLNTAGLQQPFASSLPFPNESADLLYEYFPLGLDDWQAPVDAVYRPHVVHHTNMPEMKFVAGRGRSKRYFAAEDVF, via the exons atGGAGGGTTTCGATACTATGGCCATGCCGTATCTGGCCAGTCCGTTGTCACTGGGCAATATGCAGGGCGCCGACTACCTTAATGCCATGCCTGGTATTGATCTACCCGACCAACGCTCGAATTTCGACTCCGACACGTTCGTTAG CGGCGAGGATATCCCTCCCTTCACTCAGCACAGTTTGCCGAACACGTTGAAACGTTTCTCTTCGGGGTACGACGATCCCTTCACGGAAATGGTGACCCCATTCGACCCCGCACCCTCCGAACAACCTCCAGACTCGTCTATTGACCACAATAACAAGTTGCTGAGTTTCTCAATGCCCGCCTATAATTTCACTCTCCTTGATTATTCGTTGCGGCGGACGTCGTTATCGCTATCGGCCCAGTTACATGGCATGTTCTTTCTCGCCGAATCGCCTTGGACCACATCCCCGACGGAAAACGCACCGCCCCAACAAGGGGCGGAGTTGACATGCTACCGGCGCAACCTGTTCCAGATCACAGGCTCCGTGACCCTGCCTCGGAGTCTACGGTACATCATGACCGAGCAGGGCGACCGTATACCTATCCTTGCGCAAGAACTCTGCGTTTCCGCCACTGAGTCTGTGGAGGGCAATTCGGTCAAGATCATTTCAGTGCCCTGGAAAACGCCCGCTGCGAACGGCAATCAACCGACTGATGACAATGGTGCTAGTAACAGCAATGCGAAGGTTGAGAAAGAACCCCCACCAATTCCATTGGACATCATGGCGGGCCAAGACCTGGACACCGATTATGCGACGTTCCCGATTGCTTGGAAGCGGTTACAATTCCGTGTTGCGACGGCCAACAACGGGCGGAGAAAAGAGCTGCAACAACATTTCGTCGTCCGACTAAAGGTTGTTGCGACTCTGTCCACTGGCGCGAAAATTCCGATCTGCGAGGTTCACTCAGGGCCTGTGATTGTACGAGGTCGTAGTCCGCGCAATTTCCAGTCGCGTAAGGACTTACCTCTAAGCGGCAGCGCTGCGGCATCAAGAAAGAGCGCCCAGGCTGCCACCCTCAACCGCACCCCTACCAGCGATACCGACCATCGGCCCAGTCTGACGCCAGGCAAGGCGAAGTCCACAGCTAAAAGCACCTCGCCAGACACTTCGCTTCCTCAGTCGACCATTGCAGCGCAGCGACAGTCATCCCCTGACTGGACTCACATACCTCACTCCTCTGGAGGCGCGCTTTCTTCTACACCCCTCCCTCAACCGTCATTATATCCTCAGTCCACTCCTGAATTTTCTCGCATGACAGATAGCCAAAGACGATCGAGCGTCATGGCGGCACCGATCAACCTTTCCCTACTAGATGACGATACTACTGGCGAAGGTGTCAACCTGGTCGATTCAGCCAGGCCTGGCTCCTCGTATGCCAACGACGTCTCACACAAGAGTCACGATATGGGCAGCTCGGCGCCGCCCACCAAAATGCGCAAGCTGTCCCACAGCGTGTCGCAGGCACCGTCACGAAGCACATCAACGTCGCTACCCTTGCTAAACACCGCTGGTTTGCAGCAACCCTTCGCATCGTCTCTTCCGTTTCCGAATGAAAGTGCTGATCTACTGTACGAGTATTTCCCTCTGGGCCTGGACGATTGGCAAGCTCCTGTGGATGCTGTCTACCGTCCACATGTGGTACATCACACCAATATGCCAGAAATGAAATTTGTTGctggaagagggagaagcaaGCGGTATTTTGCTGCAGAAGATGTCTTTTAA